CCTTATGTAATCTCGGTTAAAGGAACAAAGAACTTTACATACCAGGAAGCATACGACAAACACAAATCACTCCAAAAAGTTAATTAACTTGCCTACTGAAACTGATTTAGGAGATAACATAAAAAAGCACATAAACATGGTAAAGGCACCACAATTTAGGAGATAACATAAAAAACGCGTAAAATCTCTACAATTTTAGATAAGGGACCATCTAATtggaattttccttggagtttggtatttatataaataaataaataattatgtcTTACttcaacttaaattaaaatataaggtTAATCAGATAAAATAACTAattcaaagagacaaaaagaaattacaatttgaaattgatagatATTGACATCTTCTCTAAAACATCTCATCATTTAAAATAGTGTTTGGTTTTCGAATTCAAGGGACAAAAATtaattcaatatcaataatcACCCTGTATCTGGACTAGGTTAATCATGCAGCATCCGATATACGGAAAAGTAAAACAACTATTAGAGTATTCCCCTGACACACTCCAGAACCTCGTCGGTTGCTATCTTTTGTTTTATCctctaaatatttgtaaatttaaaccTTTGTGGATGATTTTATATCTAAGTCAGTTTAAATGTATTCACGATTTTCAGACAAGAACATTTACTGCATTACATATTGATTGTATTTACACTATTTAATGTTTAAACCCGTATGTAAACCTCTACAGGTTTTTTCTGTGTGGTTTGGTTGCTTTCGTAGAACCCTAGCATACTTAACATCAcatttcattcaaataaatttcCTGTGTCTGAGGCACTTCCCGGATTAATCTACATTATTATCTGTACTTGGTTATATTATTGCCTGAATTAGTTCATTTGATGCAGTAAAAGAAATCAATGGCTTTAATCTTTTCCTTTTATGACCAGACCTATTAATTCATTTTGGTTTTCATAcggaaaaaatgaattatataaccatttatttataaaacttagAAACTACTTGAAGAGAATAAGAACAAATCTTTGTGAAAGATGATAGATGACCTATAATCCTACTTTGAAGAGTGCACTTAGAGTATTTACATACACTCGTCATTATTAGGAAGACTTAACAGCCTTTACAAATTTCAcacttcctttttttttcatttatttttcaatcctCATTTTACCaacttgaaaataatatataacacATGTTCGTTTGTTTAAGGTGGTgcataacactacagggagataataTGTAAATCAGTTGAATGTGTTAACACTATATATGGTTGAGGacatattaagcttctcaatgaacAAAACTAGTGTTTTCCAAATTACTATGTATTCAATGAAAATGTTCAGACAATATGTGTTTTTGgagaatttaaattttttatcaaaatgaccaCCTTAATATTTCgtcaaaagttttataaatgttgaagGAGCCAAATTGATTTGAGTCAAGATGTtataggtaccaccttaatttcTAGAatttctagttttaaaaataacatacaaaatagGTAGCTTGGTTCATATCAAGCAAATGTTTCCAATTAATTCGGTTATAGTGGTAAAAgcgttgggtttttttttaaattattttattttttatagcatGCATAAATTCTGCAACTTATCCcttcttttccattttttgaATGATGCACAAACAGTAATTAAAGCGGTAAGACGCACAATTGGGTATGAGACATATGCCTCGGTTTCATGTACAGTAGTTGCAATTACAAATTGTACTAACCTGCATATTGATCACTTTTTGTAGAACTTTCAGCAGCATAAACACCTGGTCCAAACATAGCGTTTTCAGTCAATCTATTATCAAACCCTTGGGCTGCTATAACATCTATCCGCCCTACTGTTGTACCATGGAACAAATAATGCTCATTTACCATTTGACACATTTCGCGTGTTAAGgtttttcctgattttttcGTGGTCAAAATACCTCCTTGTTTTGCATAAGGAATGTCTTTAAGTCTTGTAAAAGTTCTTTCTAACTGTCCAACCTTATGAAACATTGTTGCTCTGCATTGGAAATATCTTTCTGCTAATAATGGATTTTCTATTCTTTCTACGTCAAGAATTTGTATGTTCGAGTAATTTAATGCACTCAGTCCCCGTGAATCGCGACCGTGTCCAACAAGCTGCTTCATCCATGTATCCATTACAAGTTTTTCAATTGCAGAGCGTTCTTCTATGCTTACTTGAACCTGTTCCCAACACTTGTCAGAGATCTGGTGACAGTTCCATTCTCTTAGCGTCTTTGTTTGGTCGTACCTTGTCCAGTATGAAGGAGTTTTGAGATCGCCTTTATACATATCCATATGTAGCTGCACTACaattaatattagaaagatgGAAATTTTTCTTATACTCCTgctaaatgattaaaattttataagcaAAACTTTCAGTTCTTAGTATACAGTTATAtatgacaaaattataaatttggtGCGTCACGAAGCGTTATTctagatttaccttcatcaaaCTCAAAGaattgaaagacaaaaataaaagaataatacaCGAGTAGCTATGTGACTTAAAAGGGGCATGAAAATAATGCTCAAAATCAAACTCAAAGAattgaaagacaaaaatgaaagaataatacATGAGTAGCTATGTGACTTAAAGGGCATGAAAATAATGCTTAAATCCATGCATCCCTATGGTCAACTTTGCCTGGGCGAGTTGGAACTAATGTATCCGAATGAATTCTTAACATGAACTAATATTGTTTGATCCATtacaattgtttgttttttataggTTAACCTGAAAATCtatacatttacatttataaatttgtattacttgtttataaaaaaaaacaagttttgcgCAAAGTCGTCTGTACACAACATGCACCAACAGACTTTATtacaaatcaggaatatgacagttgatgtccatccgttggtgaattttatcatttgattttcccaattgataagggactttccgttttgaattttcctcggagttcagtatttttgtgatttttcctTTAACATCcaaattatcttatcttataaagaaaaaagttaaaCGTATACTgtttttaataactttgactTAATAGCTAGCATTGCTGTTGAACTGCCTCTAGTATTAAGAGAGACGATTTGACTTTCAGACTCTCAGAATTGATAAATAGGGTAATCTATCTGAGATATTATAATAGAAATTGATTTTAACGTGTAAGATCAAATCCAACTTGTTAAACCATTTGAACTCAAAGATCACATTGTGGTTGAAGAAGAGGGGTGAAGgctaccaaagggacagtcaaactcatagattgaaaaaacTGACCACTTCATtgttaaaaagaataaacagacaaataattgaACACATGACATAACACataaactaaagactaagcaacacaaaccccaccaaaaaccgggggtgatctcaggtgctccggaagctTTTACTTTTTCATAAGGTCTGGGATTTAAATCATAGTTTATGATTACTTATAATGGACTGGGCAGGCTATTCAAATGAATATACTTGGTAGGATTTAGCCTTTTGGAAGATGCATACAGGAAATTACTTTCCACGAACCATTTCTCGATTGATGTCGAGTTTATTTGATTCTGTTTTAAATGTGTGCTATAGTGAGTTGATATACCCAAAAAAGTATTTGGGGGTTATGAACATCGATGATTTACTTATTGACTGCTAATGTAATTTCCCTTATTCCTTAGTTTCAAATTTGTAttcgattttgtttttaaatccctaattaatttcattttacacAATGAAAACTACacattccataaaaaaaattaatatattctgTGTACACATTGTACCTGTTAATCTTTTAACCTCTGTCTTTAGTGcctgaaacaaaaaaaaatcatgttacaAACATAATACATTGAGATGACACTGCcttattttaaaacttgatcCGGAAAATTGAGAATTTTGTAGAAAAGTGttggtacaaaatgtatgtgaCAGTACTTGAATAATTTATACATTTGATACATAGTTAGTATCTCTAAGGGAAAATATCTTCGAAGCATATAATAAACCACGCATACGTTTACTAATTTTTATGATAGATGACCTAACTATCATTAACAGATGGAAAATGATAGCTAAAAAcgttcaataaataaaaaaaaatatcattcacATATTCAATTCAGATTTTACTGAAACATTCATGTTAAGTTGCCTGTTGACTTGTTGTTTATAATGAAGATTATAtgtcatgtatatatgtataatatatgatttattttttgttaaactcATTTAAGGTTATTTAAATTGCATAACCatgtatatataagaagatgtggtatgagtgccaatgagacaactctccattcaattCATAAATGTTAtccatgtatatataataaacaatgaaTCTTATTTAGTTTTTGCCATAtcatacttgaaaaaaaagccACTTCTAATCTTGATATGaaacaaatttatcatttgCCTCGTTTGTGGAGAacttaaatacataaatatttcatatcttcCGCACTTGACGTTGTTTTTATGGGAGTGGTAAAAATGTAGAAtaatatgacaatattttattaacaatataCATACGGTTAATGACAAATTAGGGTTGTTAAATCATTACTCTCAGAAAAAAAGATAGACAGCTACTTTCTATTCATATGAATAAACCCtcgttttattttttctttagttttgttccttttttttatctCACCTTAAATATTACATGTTGCCTTCTGTGGCATACAATAGAAACTGATGCATGATGGATCTGTGAATTCTTCCCAAACTCTACAATTGTCGAGATCATATTTCTTGCTATAATATCGTCTGGAAATCCCAAAAACCCATACCCTAGTGGTGGTATTACCATACTTTTCAACGGTGCGCCAGATTGTCCCATGAGgccaaaacattttttcaagataTCTTGTATttcctaataaaaaaataagtatttaaataagtatttttttattaatatataaatagaattaGATAATTAATTAATGCACATTTACTTCTTAAAAAAGCTTTCCAAAGCAGTTATGTCACTGGAAATTTTGAGCAATGCCAGCTTGCTTTTACAGATagttacaaaaatgatttttaagcATATGATACTTTACAATCAACATCCCCAATACCACCGAGTGATATACTCCAAAAATGAGTCAAACTTGTAAGttagtaaacaaatcaaaacatcaaCATGCTTATGGTTTCTTTTTGGGATATTGTAAGTATACCTCCATTGCATACACTTCACCTTAGTTTAATAGGAAGCCTTAGTTTACATTGATACGTACATGTTCATTGTTATTCCAGCTAGGTAGAGCTACATGGTATACTTTAGAGCATTTAAGATTGCCTCCAGAAGTTATAGCTACATCACCGTACGATATGCCGTCTGAATAACTATCATCACATTCCTGTTGAATAACTTGACCACCAGCTGCAAAAATGGCACTTGAGCCAACACCTTTTGTTAAGTCGAGGTCAGTAGCAACACTATTTATTATAACATCAGCctgaaaaagataaataattgtGAATGATCTGAATGAAAAACCATATAAAAAAGGGATGTGGTGTAATCGCCTTTGAGACATCTGCCGTATCGTCGGCTTTAAAAAGCTTTCGAGAATTGCAAGTCCCTAGCTTGGGATATAgtagctgcggaaccgtagctcatagctcataggtccttatgttattttttgttttgactaTAGTcgaatgttgctaaacacctatccgacctccatgatgaatatgttgttgtccccgcagacaaagccccaaataacatcgtttttgtgtgtaaaattcATTCCactaactgcttgataaacgaattaggtattgacaattcacttggaaactcaacatataccctcacgacacttaccaaagaggaaatcctggataatcattggtctgttctttgttcctttggaatttcaaccaaagatgaagaactggatcttccatcactgtattggatacctaaactacataagtgtctttacaaacaacggtatattgctggatcttccaagtgctccacgaaacctctttctaaattattaacatctatttttggaaccaagagttccaaatggtgaagttgaaatcatcccttcgtaaattttacggacgccatcacaagttggttgaccgttatggaataaccgtttcacaaatattatcggatatgttccttacgtcgtaactacaatccctttccctttcatgaatgtgacctaccgaattatactatttactggatttgtaatcacataagcaacccgacgggtgccacatgtggagcaggatctgcttacccttccagagcacctgagatcacccctagtttttgatggttgtttattctttggttttctatgttgtgtcatgtgtactattgtttgtctgtttgtctttttcatttttagccatggcgttgtcagtttgttttagatttatgagtttgactgtccctttggtatctttcgtccctctatCTTCTATTtatagtcaaaaaataacataaggacctatgagctacggttccgcagctaggGACAGGGACATAGTGAATGTTGCATTGTCAAACATGCTTGTGGGTGCTTAACCCTCTCACCGCCTGGTAAAATTGTGAAGTagtgcaatataaaaaaaccgTAAAATTAAGGTAGACATTGTTAAACTCACAAGATCGGAACGCAGCATAAACAACAactaaaatataacacaatacACAGATCTAATAGAATTCGCAGTTACTGGAAGATAGTGTGAAGCCAATAAAAACTTATACATAATACATGTTGATAATCTCTAAAACTACAGTATCAATCAGTGCATAGTGACTAGCCTGAGAAAGCATAAACAGTTCACGCTTCATGTGTATgcattcatttttattcttattcttacaataaaaaaaacaaaattgatacgATAAAGTACAATTGGAagaattgcaataaaaaattgGATGCATTTGTAGCCGAAGGCTTTGACAATGCGACTATCTACATGTCATACCGAGTTCTTGATTGTGTAGATCAATACTTTGTTGAATGTGTTTAACCGTAAAGGTTTTAAATAGTTTGAAAAACGGAATGACGGACGGAAAATTAAGACAGCCAAAAGATAATGGTGTATGGTAGATACAAGCATAAATGTTTCTTATAATAAGTACTCGGCTTAATAAGCTGTTTCAAGGCGCAATATAAACCTACAGATAGTGCAGTACTGTCCCTACTGGTTTTTGGTTGCACTTAATACCATTCACTCTTTATAAGCAAACAGCATATGCTTATTTTGGAACTTTAAGCATCAAGTGAATCGCTAACAAAACTCTTTTTAGCAATGGGAAT
Above is a window of Mytilus trossulus isolate FHL-02 chromosome 4, PNRI_Mtr1.1.1.hap1, whole genome shotgun sequence DNA encoding:
- the LOC134716307 gene encoding uncharacterized protein LOC134716307; this translates as MNRINCIRIGGTPTRDLFSDMHGRRSVFNNGILGQNMDPMDIRIARLLAQQNSPMGFEDDSSDSDDSEDSYAGSFQTNSVPAHIRGAKGGMRPQRNPQTTRSSLNGAPTKRRNFDVSIDIGNISLNVKSGNLAEQEADVIINSVATDLDLTKGVGSSAIFAAGGQVIQQECDDSYSDGISYGDVAITSGGNLKCSKVYHVALPSWNNNEHEIQDILKKCFGLMGQSGAPLKSMVIPPLGYGFLGFPDDIIARNMISTIVEFGKNSQIHHASVSIVCHRRQHVIFKALKTEVKRLTVQLHMDMYKGDLKTPSYWTRYDQTKTLREWNCHQISDKCWEQVQVSIEERSAIEKLVMDTWMKQLVGHGRDSRGLSALNYSNIQILDVERIENPLLAERYFQCRATMFHKVGQLERTFTRLKDIPYAKQGGILTTKKSGKTLTREMCQMVNEHYLFHGTTVGRIDVIAAQGFDNRLTENAMFGPGVYAAESSTKSDQYADPKDHRDKKPKKMILTRMLLGEIYVTDQPQSFQRPPCKTCKKDKCCDSSHNARGQGFFDSVVVDGQWNFREFIVYNSSQCYPEYIVTYKRK